In Paenibacillus sonchi, the genomic stretch ATCAAGCTGCAATGGAAAATCGACTGGCCGATGCGCTGGAATCTGGAGCAGGTGCTGTTCGAGCCGGGAGGCCGTGACCATTCGTCGGAAACAGGCAGTTACAATGTAGCTTCGGTTATCTCGGAGCGGATTTTTGGAAGTGCGCCTCCCATGTATGAGCCCTATGAATTCATTAGAATCAAAGGAAGCTTTGCCAAAATGTCCAGTTCCTCCGGGAACAATTACACACCCGATGATCTGCTGAAGGTCTATGCGCCGGAAAATATTCTGTTTCTGTTCGCCAAATACCAGCCGGGTGCAGCGTTTCATATCGGCATGGATGAAGATGTGCTGCGCAACTATACGGAATTTGAACGCTACCGGAAGGCTTACGGCTCCCATACACTTACGGATGATATCCGCGCGGCATTGGAGTTGTCCCTGATTCATCCGCTGGACGAAAAAGCGCCCGGCTTTGGGCCCATTGCAGGCTTGCTGCCTTTGATTCATTTTGATTCAAAATTGCTGCTGGAGATCATGACACGAAACGGGGAAGAAGTAGATGTCCAGAGACTGGAGCAGACAGCGGAGCGGGCAGAGTACTGGATCAGACACTGGATGCCGCAAAAGCTGGTTACTGTGAACACCCGCCGTGATAACAAGCTGTATGACACATTGGAGGCTCATGAGCAAGAATGGCTGGCTGCCTTTTGCAGGCTGCTGAGAACCGGGGGAATGGAAGATGAGCCGCTGATGAAGGCGATATACGCTATTTGTTATGACGAGGATAAACAAAGCATGAAGAACAATCAAAAACGTCTGTTCACATTAATCTATCGGCTGGTGCT encodes the following:
- the lysS gene encoding lysine--tRNA ligase, with the protein product MHWSEKIANRLIESHPEQQTFVCASGISPSGHIHIGNFREIVTTYFVSRALEKAGKQVRFIFSWDDFDRFRKVPLHVDPSFEQYIGRPYTQVPCPYGCHNSYAEHFEQEFEEALQAFGIRPEFIYQSKEYQSRRYAPGILHALRSRGEIYDILMSFKTGEASEADRAAFYPVSVYCGDCGKDSTTVHSFDEDKELLSYSCACGYHSSLSVPEADNIKLQWKIDWPMRWNLEQVLFEPGGRDHSSETGSYNVASVISERIFGSAPPMYEPYEFIRIKGSFAKMSSSSGNNYTPDDLLKVYAPENILFLFAKYQPGAAFHIGMDEDVLRNYTEFERYRKAYGSHTLTDDIRAALELSLIHPLDEKAPGFGPIAGLLPLIHFDSKLLLEIMTRNGEEVDVQRLEQTAERAEYWIRHWMPQKLVTVNTRRDNKLYDTLEAHEQEWLAAFCRLLRTGGMEDEPLMKAIYAICYDEDKQSMKNNQKRLFTLIYRLVLGQETGPRIPVLIQAVGMEKLLALLDF